Proteins from one Penicillium digitatum chromosome 2, complete sequence genomic window:
- a CDS encoding DUF1752-domain-containing protein: MPLTTPVLTVDADNIHKVDTANAQSLHGMWMVFSKCADYMDQGRRLENLSWRLWTRETFCVEPEKSDSTSAHPLLRSEAGDLPELSASVESAASDQAERIEAHIKRPKFSDYRPAVVREDSLASLGRGKEKHITSLDLERMVLNIKEKKQLEPRSHPVEPPAPVVDITPRPSTPTPTPPSVSTARQHPHFSVRPAPYPHESTESCSTTAPEGNESDTAQVNASDTSVSSSGILPARSELIKSTSIVRGFSPSHISSSFRSQPRLSIEPSPSRSTTQLKPSPLKKKGGMFTLGGSSGDDDESSFEERMVPQAAQQNVAGGVLKTKINNPDSTKKTASFSNQVSSHIIPNSKNISRSDEDAIETDDEVSESAIEDDEDSDWEDSITEGGESSVDDQGGMFQRVDSRPNLVSRRSMLTMMMHQPARMQGNAFRSSPALQRSRLTSPSGPSIPQSPPDKDKDEESLVMRGPDIPRSKPIVMNTNASHSMAHSPRTTRRNMLATELTESLRRHLLWERQQKSATANAFLKRRHTAHDMKNLQDYPGPKGPHKGVGPNQASAEVDTNAANLDLGKNGSWTNYTTDYGPWEYHVKGCTACPS; encoded by the exons ATGCCTTTAACCACACCGGTCCTCACGGTGGATGCCGACAATATTCACAAGGTGGACACCGCCAACGCTCAAAGTCTTCATGGAATGTGGATGG TATTTTCAAAATGTGCCGACTACATGGACCAAGGCCGCCGACTTGAAAATCTCAGTTGGCGGTTGTGGACTCGCGAAACCTTCTGTGTCGAACCCGAAAAGTCTGACAGCACTTCCGCCCACCCATTGCTACGATCTGAAGCTGGGGATTTACCTGAGCTTTCTGCCAGTGTCGAGTCGGCCGCGTCTGACCAAGCCGAGCGGATTGAAGCTCACATCAAACGTCCTAAGTTCTCCGACTATCGACCAGCCGTCGTTCGCGAGGACTCTCTAGCCAGCCTTGGCCGTGGAAAGGAGAAGCATATCACTTCGTTAGATTTGGAGCGGATGGTTCTTAACATtaaagaaaagaagcaaTTGGAGCCCAGGTCTCACCCTGTCGAGCCTCCTGCTCCCGTTGTCGACATTACTCCTCGCCCATCCACCCCAACTCCCACTCCTCCCTCCGTATCAACCGCTCGTCAACACCCTCATTTCTCCGTCCGACCGGCCCCCTACCCTCATGAGTCGACTGAGTCTTGCTCCACGACTGCCCCCGAGGGCAACGAGAGTGACACTGCACAGGTCAACGCGTCCGATACCAGTGTCTCCTCTTCCGGCATTCTTCCTGCCCGATCTGAATTGATCAAATCTACTAGTATTGTCCGTGGCTTCTCACCGTCACACATCTCATCTTCATTCAGATCGCAGCCAAGACTGTCTATCGAACCTAGTCCTTCCCGTTCCACTACACAACTGAAGCCATCGCCATTGAAGAAAAAGGGAGGCATGTTCACATTGGGCGGATCCTCCGGGGATGACGATGAAAGTTCGTTCGAAGAGCGCATGGTTCCACAGGCGGCCCAGCAGAACGTCGCCGGTGGAGTGTTGAAAACGAAGATTAACAACCCGGATTCCACGAAAAAGACCGCTTCTTTCAGCAATCAGGTCTCGTCCCACATCATTCCTAACTCGAAGAACATCAGTCGATCCGACGAGGACGCCATTGAGACAGATGATGAAGTCTCGGAGAGTGCGATCGAGGACGACGAAGACTCTGATTGGGAGGATTCCATCACTGAAGGTGGCGAGTCTAGCGTTGACGACCAAGGAGGGATGTTCCAACGGGTTGATTCCCGGCCCAATCTGGTCTCGCGTCGCTCGATGCTCACCATGATGATGCACCAGCCGGCCCGCATGCAAGGAAACGCATTCCGGTCCAGTCCCGCACTTCAACGATCACGGTTGACCTCGCCCAGCGGTCCATCTATTCCCCAGTCCCCTCCTGATAAGGATAAGGACGAGGAAAGCTTGGTCATGCGTGGCCCTGACATCCCCCGATCGAAGCCTATTGTGATGAACACCAACGCTTCGCACTCTATGGCACACTCCCCAAGAACTACCCGTCGTAACATGCTTGCTACTGAATTGACGGAGTCTCTCCGCCGACATCTTCTCTGGGAGCGACAGCAGAAAAGCGCGACAGCGAACGCTTTCCTCAAGCGTCGCCACACTGCCCACGACATGAAGAACCTTCAGGACTACCCCGGTCCCAAGGGTCCACACAAGGGAGTTGGTCCGAATCAGGCTAGTGCTGAAGTAGACACCAATGCTGCCAACCTTGACCTGGGCAAAAATGGCTCCTGGACCAACTACACCACTGACTATGGTCCCTGGGAGTATCACGTGAAGGGATG CACAGCTTGTCCTTCTTGA
- a CDS encoding Zinc finger, CCCH-type: MGNRSFSNAGPVPQAEGTELPSSLTIDELSEVRSPGVASTDETSTARQSSTRRQKCRFLKSKKGCRVGAACPYLHDTSATETKKPSSGQQTAAHSLRNEIQSSAQGVVTGADKLNNGENQSKQSSAAAPIQPQRPVSKLEQTDPREFQINQLRRRYRPQEVNDAQGTTLTFGLVPSDPDFPFELERLQCVLRVPSTYPKGRPTLAVTNSEMEAAYQANVVRGFDDLVDFTYRTNSRGTLLGWLNGLDKKLESLLTTLERGPTLKFFPNLGGGSTTKDHTKAPGKTPSQPSSSQAHVKTPKCVAKPAPRARTVAPKHTAEAKAAAEKRRATETKQLEARLGRLPLYQKQQDGRTYVIPIQPTKKDRLPRALQALKTVKLIVPQLYPLEHSLIKLQGAEGPEVKATEVGFTQWVEQTSQLSLVSQVNYLASNIHKFAATPLPKEEEPTETVPPPVEEDEDEFVEEPAKVPATQDNEERPHLVVIPRPPEWSVPDPTSGAEGTSDESSCEEDEYSDEEEDDEGGAPVPASVDNNAPGRGVALSFPFLELYGIELLELLNLNITIKCDRCKVAVDIKNVPHITAEQGQMPKMESCRKCANNMSVAFRTQLMHSHANRAGYLDLGGCTIGDMLLSDFIPTCSECSTPHPAPGIPAVRGESAMGICRQCHRKMVFKIPEVKFLLVGSATITSRGALPLKRKPQEVLGIVAGQELPRCGRCQHYAKSQRWFRFSCCSKVFPCDKCHDAETDHPNEHANRMICGYCSREQIYRPENCGICKAVLIGKAGSGFWEGGKGTRNRTLMSRKDPRKFKRVGGNPPTSSSSKRK, translated from the exons ATGGGGAATAGATCATTTAGCAATGCGGGTCCAGTACCCCAAGCCGAAG GTACAGAGTTGCCGTCTTCTTTGACAATTGATGAGTTGTCAGAGGTCCGGTCGCCTGGTGTTGCATCCACCGATGAAACGAGTACTGCTCGCCAGTCATCGACTCGGCGACAGAAATGTCGCTTTTtaaaatccaaaaaag GATGCCGAGTTGGAGCAGCATGTCCGTATCTACATGATACCTCGGCCACTGAGACTAAGAAGCCTTCGTCAGGCCAGCAGACAGCAGCCCATTCCTTAAGGAATGAAATCCAGAGTTCGGCACAAGGCGTTGTCACTGGTGCCGATAAATTGAACAATGGTGAAAACCAATCGAAGCAGAGCTCTGCCGCGGCTCCCATCCAGCCACAAAGACCAGTTTCCAAATTGGAACAAACAGACCCAAGAGAGTTCCAGATCAACCAATTGAGGCGGCGATACCGTCCACAGGAAGTCAATGATGCTCAGGGGACTACTTTGACATTTGGCTTGGTACCTTCTGATCCGGACTTCCCTTTTGAGCTTGAAAGACTCCAGTGTGTCCTTCGTGTCCCAAGCACTTATCCAAAAGGGCGGCCTACGCTTGCAGTGACAAATTCTGAAATGGAAGCTGCTTATCAAGCCAATGTTGTCAGAGGCTTCGATGATCTTGTCGATTTTACCTACCGTACCAATAGCCGAGGAACTCTTTTGGGCTGGCTGAACGGTCTGGACAAAAAGCTCGAATCTTTGCTAACTACCCTGGAGCGTGGGCCAACACTGAAGTTCTTTCCGAACCTTGGTGGTGGATCCACAACCAAAGACCATACAAAAGCCCCGGGAAAGACTCCAAGCCAGCCGAGCTCGTCTCAAGCCCATGTTAAAACGCCGAAGTGCGTTGCTAAGCCAGCACCACGGGCACGAACTGTAGCACCTAAGCACACAGCTGAAGCGAAAGCTGCGGCTGAGAAGAGACGAGCAACTGAGACAAAGCAGCTCGAGGCACGCCTTGGAAGACTGCCGTTGTACCAAAAACAACAGGATGGCAGGACATATGTTATTCCAATCCAGCCAACCAAAAAGGATCGCCTACCGCGAGCACTTCAAGCACTCAAGACTGTGAAATTGATTGTGCCACAGCTCTACCCGCTTGAACATAGCTTGATCAAGTTACAGGGAGCCGAAGGCCCCGAAGTGAAAGCCACAGAAGTGGGATTCACTCAGTGGGTAGAACAGACTTCGCAGCTGAGTCTGGTATCTCAGGTCAACTACCTGGCGAGCAATATCCACAAGTTCGCTGCAACGCCTTTGCCAAAAGAAGAGGAGCCCACTGAAACTGTACCTCCACcagtggaagaagatgaggatgagttTGTGGAAGAGCCTGCAAAAGTACCTGCGACTCAAGATAATGAAGAAAGACCACATCTTGTTGTCATTCCAAGACCACCCGAATGGTCAGTTCCTGATCCCACCAGTGGCGCCGAGGGGACATCAGATGAATCCAGTTGCGAGGAAGACGAGTATTcagatgaagaggaagacgaTGAAGGTGGTGCGCCCGTTCCCGCATCAGTGGATAACAACGCGCCCGGACGAGGCGTTGCACTTTCCTTTCCATTCTTAGAGCTCTATGGGATTGAGCTGCTGGAACTCTTGAACCTCAATATCACGATCAAATGTGATAGATGTAAGGTGGCGGTCGACATTAAGAACGTGCCACATATTACCGCTGAGCAGGGCCAGATGCCGAAAATGGAGTCGTGCAGGAAATGTGCTAATAATATGAGTGTCG CGTTCCGGACACAGTTGATGCATTCTCATGCCAATCGTGCTGGCTACCTTGACTTGGGCGGCTGCACAATTGGGGACATGCTTCTTAG CGACTTCATCCCAACATGCTCCGAGTGCTCGACTCCCCATCCGGCACCGGGCATACCTGCAGTTCGCGGCGAGAGTGCCATGGGTATATGTCGCCAGTGCCATCGCAAAATGG TTTTCAAGATTCCCGAGGTCAAATTCCTTCTGGTGGGAAGTGCAACAA TCACTTCTCGTGGAGCCCTACCCCTGAAACGAAAG CCTCAGGAGGTCCTCGGCATTGTCGCAGGACAAGAACTTCCGCGATGCGGTCGATGCCAGCACTATGCCAAGAGTCAACGCTGGTTCAG ATTCAGCTGCTGCTCTAAGGTCTTCCCTTGTGACAA ATGCCACGACGCGGAAACCGACCACCCGAACGAACACGCAAATCGCATGATCTGTGGCTACTGCTCCCGCGAGCAAATCTATAGACCCGAAAACTGCGGTATCTGCAAAGCGGTCTTGATTGGAAAGGCAGGTAGTGGGTTCTGGGAGGGTGGAAAGGGAACGAGAAATCGGACTCTGATGAGTCGTAAAG ATCCGAGGAAATTCAAGCGGGTAGGAGGTAATCCTCCTACTTCAAGTTCATCAAAGCGGAAGTAA
- a CDS encoding putative 4-hydroxyphenylpyruvate dioxygenase 1, producing MAPSAISNSPPSVVDEASSVASYRGYDHVHWYVGNAKQAASYYITRMGFKRIAYKGLETGIRNICSHVIRNGDITFILTSPLRSLDQIDRFNPEEQAELREIHDHLEKHGDAVKDVAFEVDNVNDVFFAAVKNGAKAVSNPKVLEDKSGHLKTATIQTYGQTTHTLIERSEYRGVFIPGYRAETGIEDPILQFLPGVHLKKIDHCVGNQDWDEMNKICEYYEKALGFHRFWSVDDNEISTEFSALSSVVMASPNEIVKMPINEPAKGKKQSQIEEYVDFYNGAGVQHIALHTDDIIRDITNLKARGVEFIKVPETYYTEMEARLKKSGLVLEESFETIRSLDILIDFDEGGYLLQLFTKHMMDRPTVFIEIIQRHNFEGFGAGNFKSLFEAIEREQELRGNLI from the exons ATGGCTCCTTCAGCTATTTCCAATAGTCCTCCCTCAGTTGTCGACGAGGCATCTTCAGTGGCCAGCTACCGCGGTTACGACCATGTCCACTGGTACGTTGGTAATGCCAAGCAAGCCGCAAGTTACTACATCACTCGCATGGGCTTTAAGCGTATTGCCTACAAAGGTCTTGAGACTGGCATCCGAAACATCTGCTCCCATGTCATCCGCAACGGTGACATCACATTTATTCTGACATCCCCTCTGCGGTCCCTTGACCAAATCGACCGTTTCAATCCTGAAGAGCAAGCCGAGCTACGGGAGATCCATGACCACCTCGAGAAACACGGTGATGCAGTCAAGGATGTGGCTTTTGAAGTTGATAACGTCAATGATGTCTTCTTTGCTGCCGTGAAGAATGGTGCCAAGGCTGTCTCGAACCCAAAGGTGCTGGAAGATAAGAGTGGCCATCTCAAGACTGCAACTATTCAGACTTATGGCCAGACCACCCACACCCTTATTGAGCGCAGCGAGTACCGTGGTGTCTTTATTCCAGGCTACCGTGCTGAGACTGGCATTGAGGATCCCATTTTGCAGTTCTTGCCTGGTGTTCATCTCAAGAAGATCGATCACTGTGTTGGAAACCAGGATTGGGATGAGATGAATAAAATCTGTGAATA CTACGAGAAGGCTCTTGGCTTCCACCGTTTCTGGTCCGTCGATGACAACGAGATCTCCAC TGAGTTCTCGGCTTTGAGTAGTGTTGTCATGGCGTCGCCCAACGAGATTGTCAAGATGCCCATCAATGAGCCAGCAAAGGGCAAGAAGCAATCCCAGATCGAGGAATATGTGGATTTCTATAACGGTGCCGGTGTACAGCATATTGCACTTCACACCGACGATATTATCCGTGATATTACCAATCTCAAGGCACGTGGTGTCGAGTTCATCAAGGTTCCTGAGACCTACTACACGGAGATGGAGGCCCGCTTGAAGAAATCTGGCTTGGTACTCGAGGAAAGCTTCGAGACCATCCGCAGTTTAGACATTTTGATTGATTTCGATGAGGGTGGCTATCTGCTGCAGCTTTTCACAAAG CACATGATGGATCGTCCCACTGTGTTCATTGAAATTATCCAGCGACACAACTTCGAGGGCTTTGGAGCCGGCAATTTCAAGTCACTATTTGAGGCTATCGAACGAGAACAGGAACTTCGCGGTAACTTGATTTAA
- a CDS encoding Tetratricopeptide-like helical has product MTSITAARPTLTSNDSAVLQALFDAESSPSSGVTVDSSLPSWPSSLNISETDLTSLKQRETDIIRPLLSNKAPSIETVQSALNDFDTLLTQYPKYPSAYTNRAQTLRLLVDLIYSTTAGSDQSTDTEIADAALFAPQTSQLCSRIFSDLGQAITLATPAFPADAVSTTQERLLADAHTHRGYLLLKAARVKKASSGGEGAGPERLRGLSADQLEEMASRDFFFGGRYGNTMAQQLSVHTNPYAKMCGAIVKEAMKKELEG; this is encoded by the coding sequence ATGACATCGATCACGGCTGCTCGGCCAACACTGACGTCTAACGATTCGGCTGTGCTACAAGCTCTCTTTGATGCCGAATCCTCTCCATCATCGGGAGTCACTGTTGATTCATCGCTCCCCTCATGGCCATCGTCTCTGAATATCTCCGAAACAGACTTGACATCGCTCAAGCAGCGCGAAACAGACATCATCCGCCCGTTGTTATCAAACAAAGCACCAAGCATAGAGACAGTCCAGTCGGCACTGAACGATTTCGATACTCTCCTCACCCAATATCCAAAATATCCCTCCGCATACACAAATCGAGCACAAACACTTCGCCTGCTGGTCGATCTGATCTACAGCACAACTGCGGGTAGTGATCAAAGCACCGACACTGAGATAGCCGATGCTGCCCTCTTTGCTCCCCAAACCTCCCAGCTCTGCTCTCGCATCTTCTCCGACCTAGGCCAAGCCATTACCCTTGCCACGCCCGCCTTCCCCGCTGATGCAGTCTCAACCACCCAGGAGCGGTTGTTGGCTGACGCACACACGCATCGAGGTTACTTGCTTCTGAAAGCGGCACGCGTTAAAAAGGCTAGCTCTGGTGGTGAGGGGGCGGGACCGGAGCGTCTGCGTGGACTTTCGGCTGATCAGCTTGAGGAAATGGCGAGTCGGGATTTCTTCTTTGGGGGTCGTTACGGGAATACGATGGCGCAGCAGCTCTCTGTACATACGAATCCTTACGCTAAAATGTGTGGAGCCATAGTGAAGGAGGCGATGAAGAAGGAGCTCGAGGGGTGA
- a CDS encoding Homogentisate 1,2-dioxygenase (HmgA), putative: MPITNFNHPDPYKYQTGFDSYHETEAVDGALPIGQNSPQKAPYGLYTEKLSGTAFTAPRHENKQTWVYRILPAAAHENFTAEDADSYHTSMTIETHKLHHIPNQLRWNPFDLDEKVDWVHGLHLIAGSGDPTQKQGLGILMYAAGKDMDKEAFYSADGDFLIVPQHGVLDIQTELGRILLRPNEICVIPRGVRYRVTLPDGPVRGYICELYQGHYQLPELGPIGSNCLANARDFQAPIAAFDDEEESEYKLFAKFNNNLFTARQNHTPFDVVAWHGNYYPFKYDLGRFNVIGSISFDHPDPSIFTVLTAPSDHLGTAVADFVIFPPRWLVAEGTFRPPWYHRNTMSEFMGLISGDYDAKIGGGFKPAGASLHNVMSAHGPDSGAFEGASNAELKPQKVGDGSMAFMFESTHMVGVSEWGLKTCQKVQPEYNEHSWKPLKRHFVNPSKKKLK; encoded by the exons ATGCCTATCACTAATTTCAATCACCCTGACCCTTATAAGTACCAGACGGGCTTCGACTCGTATCACGA GACAGAAGCCGTCGACGGAGCTCTGCCAATTGGCCAAAATTCCCCGCAGAAAGCTCCCTATGGCCTTTACACCGAGAAGCTCTCGGGAACGGCCTTCACTGCGCCCCGTCATGAGAATAAGCAGACATGGGTCTATCGGATTCTACCCGCAGCCGCTCATGAGAACTTCACCGCGGAGGATGCCGACTCGTATCATACGAGTATGACAATCGAGACCCATAAGCTTCACCACATCCCTAACCAGCTGCGATGGAACCCCTTCGATCTAGATGAGAAGGTCGACTGGGTGCATGGACTGCACTTGATTGCAGGATCTGGCGACCCGACACAGAAGCAAGGTTTAGGTATCTTGATGTATGCCGCAGGGAAGGACATGGACAAGGAAGCCTTTTACTCCGCGGACGGAGACTTTCTAATTGTACCTCAGCACGGTGTGCTGGACATCCAGACAGAACTTGGTCGCATTCTTCTGCGGCCAAATGAGATCTGCGTTATTCCTCGTGGTGTTAG ATATCGAGTGACACTCCCAGATGGCCCTGTACGGGGATATATCTGTGAATTATACCAGGGCCACTACCAACTCCCCGAGCTGGGTCCCATTGGATCCAACTGCCTGGCGAATGCACGCGATTTCCAAGCCCCCATTGCGGCATTcgacgatgaagaggaaaGCGAGTACAAGCTTTTCGCCAAATTCAATAACAATCTCTTCACCGCGCGACAGAATCACACCCCCTTCGATGTTGTCGCCTGGCATGGCAATTACTACCCCTTCAAATACGATCTCGGCCGTTTTAATGTTATTGGGTCGATCTCATTTGACCATCCCGACCCTTCAATATTCACTGTGCTGACGGCTCCATCGGACCACCTTGGTACGGCCGTTGCTGACTTTGTCATCTTCCCTCCTCGCTGGCTCGTCGCGGAAGGTACTTTCCGCCCACCGTGGTACCACCGTAACACCATGTCGGAGTTCATGGGCCTGATATCTGGTGACTACGATGCGAAGATTGGCGGTGGTTTCAAGCCTGCTGGTGCTAGTTTGCACAACGTCATGAGCGCGCATGGACCCGACTCGGGTGCTTTTGAGGGAGCTAGCAATGCTGAGCTGAAGCCTCAAAAGGTTGGTGATGGAAGTATGGCTTTCATGTTTGAAAG TACTCACATGGTCGGCGTCTCGGAGTGGGGTCTTAAGACCTGTCAGAAAGTGCAGCCAGAATATAACGAGCACAGCTGGAAGCCCCTGAAGCGGCATTTTGTGAACCCTAGCAAAAAAAAGCTCAAG taa
- a CDS encoding Fumarylacetoacetate hydrolase FahA — MASWLQIPKNSPFSLSNIPFGIISTQSASKAAAIAIGDYALNLSAFASSGGFSQLPAIEQHLAVFSQPTLNDFAALGRPVHRQVREYLQNVFRADTKFPRVLKDNASLQKSALLPLSHVTNHVPMQIGDYTDFYAGLNHAYNIGVLFRGPDNALQPNYKHLPVAYHGRASSVVTSGTPLHRPQGQILANPAADPKVPTFSACKKLDIELELACFIGKPNDLGKPVPIDEAEDHIFGLVLMNDWSARDIQAWEYVPLGPFNAKNFGTTITPWVVLIDALEPFRAAGLEPANRESLLPYLREKRADSAYEIPLDVEVTNPGGQPTLIASSNARNLLYSFPQMVAHHTITGCNLRTGDLLGSGTISGKEAKTQGSLLEQTNGKVPLKLADGSERIFLEDGDTVTLRGMAGTEGNYVGFGDCVGTILPAVSLR, encoded by the coding sequence ATGGCTTCGTGGCTTCAGATCCCCAAGAACTCGCCGTTCTCGCTCTCCAACATCCCCTTCGGGATCATCTCAACGCAATCTGCATCAAAGGCAGCTGCAATTGCAATCGGTGATTATGCATTGAACTTGAGCGCATTCGCTTCATCTGGAGGCTTTTCACAGCTACCAGCTATCGAACAACATCTCGCTGTTTTTAGCCAACCGACACTGAATGACTTCGCTGCACTTGGTCGCCCAGTGCACCGACAAGTGCGCGAGTATCTACAAAACGTCTTCCGTGCCGATACAAAATTCCCACGGGTTCTTAAGGACAATGCCTCCCTCCAGAAATCTGCTCTGCTTCCCTTGTCCCATGTTACCAATCATGTTCCCATGCAAATTGGCGATTACACCGATTTTTACGCCGGTCTGAACCACGCCTACAACATTGGCGTCCTCTTCCGTGGCCCAGACAATGCACTCCAACCCAACTATAAGCACCTGCCCGTTGCATACCATGGCCGTGCCTCGTCAGTCGTGACTTCGGGTACACCCCTCCACCGTCCCCAGGGTCAAATCCTGGCGAACCCCGCCGCGGATCCCAAGGTGCCTACTTTCTCTGCATGCAAGAAACTTGACATCGAGCTGGAGCTTGCGTGTTTCATCGGCAAGCCCAATGATCTCGGCAAACCTGTCCCAATTGATGAGGCTGAGGACCACATCTTCGGTCTGGTTCTCATGAACGACTGGTCCGCCCGTGACATTCAGGCTTGGGAATACGTTCCTTTAGGTCCCTTTAATGCGAAGAATTTTGGTACCACCATCACCCCTTGGGTGGTTCTGATTGATGCGCTCGAGCCTTTCCGCGCTGCCGGTCTGGAGCCGGCAAACCGCGAGTCTCTGCTCCCCTACCTGCGCGAGAAGCGCGCCGACAGTGCCTATGAGATCCCTCTCGATGTCGAAGTCACCAACCCCGGTGGTCAACCCACTCTTATCGCTAGCAGCAACGCTCGCAACCTCCTTTACTCATTCCCTCAGATGGTTGCTCATCACACTATCACGGGCTGCAACTTGCGCACTGGCGACTTGCTAGGATCAGGTACTATCTCTGGTAAAGAGGCTAAGACGCAGGGTAGTCTATTGGAACAGACTAACGGCAAGGTTCCTCTCAAGCTGGcggatggctctgagcgtaTATTCCTTGAGGATGGTGACACTGTTACCCTGCGCGGTATGGCTGGTACAGAAGGCAACTATGTCGGCTTCGGCGATTGTGTCGGCACTATCTTGCCTGCTGTTTCGCTACGGTAG
- a CDS encoding Maleylacetoacetate isomerase MaiA yields the protein MTDTVILYTYFRSSCSARLRIALHLKQIHFTSIYVNLLRGEQSSSTHLAINPSGTVPALVIQRDSIAPVTITQSLAALEYLEEAFPEQGPALLPPISDPESRAAVRTLANMISCDIQPVTNLRILKRVGPLGVDRAEWSTGLVEDGLRAYEAVVRKSAGKFSVGDFITIADLCLIPAVWGAQRLGVDLGQFPITNEIVKNLEMEEAVKKGHWRSQDDAPEEFRIKE from the coding sequence ATGACAGATACAGTGATACTCTACACCTATTTCCGCTCCTCCTGCTCTGCCAGACTTCGGATAGCCCTGCATCTAAAGCAAATACATTTCACGTCCATCTACGTGAACCTCCTCAGGGGCGAGCAATCCTCCTCAACCCATCTGGCCATCAATCCCTCTGGGACAGTGCCAGCCCTAGTAATCCAGAGAGACTCCATTGCACCTGTGACAATTACACAATCTCTCGCCGCACTTGAGTACCTCGAAGAAGCATTCCCAGAGCAAGGACCCGCGCTGCTCCCTCCGATCTCAGACCCAGAGAGCCGCGCTGCAGTACGTACGCTGGCAAACATGATTTCTTGTGATATACAGCCTGTTACGAACCTCAGGATCCTGAAGCGGGTTGGGCCGCTGGGTGTTGATCGTGCTGAGTGGTCAACGGGTTTAGTAGAGGATGGGCTCAGGGCTTATGAGGCTGTTGTTAGAAAATCAGCTGGGAAGTTTAGCGTTGGAGATTTCATCACAATAGCTGATTTGTGTTTAATTCCTGCTGTCTGGGGAGCTCAGCGGCTTGGTGTTGACTTGGGTCAGTTTCCCATTACGAATGAGATTGTGAAGAACctggagatggaggaggcCGTCAAGAAGGGACATTGGAGGTCACAGGATGATGCTCCTGAGGAATTTCGTATTAAAGAGTAG